The Cyclobacteriaceae bacterium DNA segment TGTAACTGAAATTGATCCGATCTGTGCGCTACAGGCTGCGATGGATGGATATGCGGTTAAGAAGATGGATGATGCCGTAAAAGAAGCCGACATTGTAGTAACCGCTACGGGTAACTTTGGTATTGTACAAGCCCGTCACTTCCAGGCGATGAAGGACAAGACCATTGTTTGTAACATCGGCCACTTTGATAATGAAATTGATGTAGCGTGGTTGAAAGCCAATGCCAGCCGCGATGAAGTAAAACCTCAGGTTGATTTGTATACGCTGAAGAGCGGAAACCAGATCATCTTATTGGCTGAAGGCCGTTTGGTGAACTTAGGTTGTGCTACAGGCCACCCTTCGTTTGTGATGTCAAACTCATTCACGAACCAAACTCTTGCGCAAATTGAATTGTGGAACAATGCAGGTAAGTATGAGAACAAAGTTTACATGCTGCCGAAGCACTTGGATGAAAAAGTGGCCATGCTGCACCTGAAGAAGATTGGTGTAGAACTGGAAACGCTTTCACCTGAACAAGCCAAATACATTGGTGTGGAAGTAAAAGGTCCGTTTAAGCCGGATTACTACCGCTATTGATTTTTGAGAATCATGTTAAGATCAAGAAACCCTGTAGCGATACAGGGTTTTTTTATGATGATGGTTATCTTTGTGGTATGAAAGGGTTTATAATAACAGTATTCAGCGTTTGTTTATTTGTTTTAACCGCCACAATATCACGCACAAGCGAGGAAGTTGAGTTAACCTGCGTTAAGAAACAGATGGCTACACAAACGTGCCATTACAATTTTACCATCAACGGTATCCGGTATCGGTTTATTGACAACGGCTGCAAGAGTAAAAAAGAGGACATCCTGAAAAAGGCCAAAGAGGGCAAACTGGCCCTAGCCAAAGATTGGAAGATTGATTGCGAGGTTAAGAAAGGTGACGATTAATTTTATCCTTTAGAAATTCATTCTTGTTCTGCGCTCAAACCAGGGCTTTAGTATAGCCCGATCGAGTACCAGAAAAGCCAGGGCAATGTTGAGCATGATAATGATGTTCATGATCAGCTTTCCGTTTACCGGAATGGTAGGTAAACTTTCCTGAATGTATTTGTTCTGTATGCCCATGTCATTAAGATCAATGGCGCCTGTGCTATCAAATACGCCAGCTGATAATAGAAAAGCACCTATGCCTACGGCAATCATCACACCGATCAAAAGAAAAATTCCGTTTTTCAGAGAAAGTCCACTACGCAGCGGATATTGATCCAGTCCGCTCATCACGCGCTGTGTAAAATTTTTAGAGGGCTGTTCAAGTGTTGAGGTTTTTAAAACCTGTGTAACGGTTTGCAAGGCAGCCAGTCGTTGTTGCAAAACCGGTGATGAGGCCAGTTCCTGATCCAGACGCGCTTTTTCGGATGGTGATAAAGTTCCATCCAGGTACGCGATCAGGTTTTCTTCTTGTTGTTTGCTGATATTTTTCATGGCCGTATGGCTATAAAGTTAATGCTTCTTTTTTTAATAATAAGGTCAATTCTTCCGCCAATCGCTGGCGTGCCCGGTGCACCCGTACCTTTACGGTATTGGCTTGCATGCCGGTAATTTCCGCTATCTCCTCCAGTGAGAATTCCTCCAGGTAAAACAAACTGATAGCCAGTTTATCGGCCTCATTCAATTTGTTCATGGCCTGCTGAATATACTTTTTTTTATCGCTGCGTTCCAGGATGCCTTCTGCTTCCTGTCCGTACTCCACCACCGTTGTTTCAATATCCTGAAACTTTACCTTGTGCTTCCGCTTATAACTGACTGCTGTATTGAACACAATCCGGTAAAGCCAGGTTGAAAACTTCGCATCACGCTTGAAATTCTTCAGGTGATGGTAGGCTTTTATAAACGCATCCTGTGCGGCTTCTTCGGCCTCCGATCGGTTTTCCAGGATTTTGTAGGCAATGGTAAAGGCATAGCTTTTATGCCTGTCTACCAATTCGGCATAAACGGCCTGGTTGCCGGCAAGAATCCTGTCAATTAACTCAAATTCGGGGTCTGTCATGACGCACCTTGGACGCAGTATTTCATGCTTAAGTTACAGCTTTATCAGGTAAGTTCGCTTTACCTTCAAGCCGATGCTAAACTAATTTTTGTTCGGCCTTGTAACCTGCCTTTAAACACTTGCGTCAAAGGGGCAGATTTCACTTAAATACTTGAAATATGAATGATGCAACCTCAGTAATTGGCGTAATGATTCCGATAGTGGGAATAGTAGGCGCGTTTATAATGATTGTTTACCTGCGTAGGTTTGAAAATACGGAGCGCATGGCCATGATTGAAAAAGGTGTAGACCCTGCACTTTTTGCTAAAAAGCAACGCAGCGGTACTTCGGGTACGCTTCGCGCTTCTCTTTTGTTTATTGGGGCGGGACTTGGTTTACTGATCGCGTATTTTCTGGATCGCGCCTTCTATATGGAAGAAGTAGCGTATTTCTCCATGCTTTTCATCTTCGGTGGTTTGGGCTTGGGTGCCGCGTACATGATTGAAGAAAAGAAGCACCGCGAGGAACAAAACAGATAACCTGTAACAATCTCAGGAGAGGCTGTTGTCATCATGACGGCAGCCTTTTTTATTTTTAGATACGGGAGGTTACCCAAACATCCATTGCACCAAGGTTATGGAAAACAACCAGATGATGATGATGGAGATAATGTTCAACAATGCTCCGGCTTTCACCATATCCTGAATGCGGATGTAACCGCTGGAAAAAACAATCGCATTTGGAGGCGTTGCAATGGGAAACATCAAGGCAATGCTGGCACCCAGGGTAACCGGCAATCCCATCAAAATCGGATTTACATCCATAACTGCGGCAATACCAAAAACAACCGGAACAAATACGTTTACCAGCGCTACGTTGCTCATCAGTTCTGAAAGCAGCACCGCTATCACAATCAGAATAAGCGAAAACCAAATGGTAAATTCATTTTGGCCGGCAATCCATTGACCAACGGCATTGATTATCCCTGCTTCATCCAACCCTTCTGCAAGGCAAAGTCCACCGCCAAAAAGAAACAAAATACCCCATGCCAGCTTTTCCGTATCCGACCAGGTGAGTATGAATTTACCTTGACTGAAGTTCACCGGCACCATAAACATCAACAGCCCTCCGCACATGCCAATGGTGGTGTCGTTAAGCAGCTTGATGTTGAGCCATTCATTTATGGGTTGCTGAAACATCCAGAAAAACGCAGTGATTGTAAAAATTACCAATACGAGCTTTTCACTTTTTTTTATGGGGCCTAGTTTGGCGAGACGATTCGCAATTAATGCTTCTGAACCTTCAACCTTTTTAAGGTTGTTCGGAAAAATAATTTTCGTAACCAGCAGGTAGTTCGCCAGAATCAACAGCGCAGCAACCGGCACCCCAATAACCATCCACTCGGCAAAGGAAATTTTCAAATCAAAAAAATCTTCCAACAATCCTTTAAACACCACATTGGGTGGTGTGCCTACAATGGTGGCCATGCCGCCCAGTGAACTGGCGTATCCAATGGATAGCAATAAGCCCGTTGCAAAATTTCTTTCTCCCTTATTGCTGATGTCTTCAAAGGTTTTGACATCATTGAGCAAAAGATGAACCACCGAAACGGCTATCGGCAACATCATCATCGCGGTGGCGGTGTTACTGATCCACATGCTTAACAAGGCAGCGGCCAGCATGAAACCCAGAATAATGCCATTGCCTGATGTGCCCGTAAACCGAATTAATTTCAAGGCAATCCGCTCATGTAGTTTGTGTTTCTCCAGCGCCAGCGCAATCATGAAGCCACCCATGAACAAGAATATAACCGGGTGTGCGTAGGGTAGAGCCGATTGATCAATCTTCATCACATTCAATAACGGAAAACCAACAAGAGGCAAAAAGGCAGTTACCGGAAGGGGAACAGCTTCGGTGATCCACCACGTTAACATCAAACTGGCGAGTGCCAATACTTCCGGAGCTTGTGGTGAAATCAGGTTTTCGGGAAAGAAAAAGTACAACGCCACAAACAAGAGTGGTCCTAAAAAAAAGCCGATGCGTTTCGTTGTGCTCACCAGTGGAGATTGAACTGTAAAGTAAAAAAATAACCCCGGGGTTAACGGGGTTATCAGGTTTTAACGTGGGAAATTTTTTTAAGATCGTTCCCCCTTTGGATTAGCAGGCTTCACCACGATTACGCGGCCATCCAGCTCTTTTTCATTTAATCCATCAATGGCAGCCTGTGCTTCTACATCGTTGGGCATTTCTACAAATCCATATCCTTTAGAGCGACCGGTTTCGCGATCTTTAACAATTTTCACGGACGAAACTTCACCATACTGAGCAAAAGCACTTTGTAAATCCTCTTGCCGGGTCTTGAAATTGAGTTTGGCAACAAAAATGTTCATGATAACAGAGAAATTAAGTTAAAATTATAGCCGACTGCGCATCGGCTAATCAAATATAAAGAATTAATTGATTTTTAAAATAGCCGCCTTGTGCTGGTGCTGCTTTATTCCAGCGCTTTTACACCCGGCAATATTTTTCCTTCAAAGTATTCCAGCAGCGCACCACCACCGGTAGAAACATAACTCACCTGGTCGGCTACGTTAAATTTGCTTACAGCCGCGGCAGAATCGCCTCCGCCAATCAGGGAGAAGGCGCCCTTCTTTGTGGCTGTCACCACGGCTTCGGCAATGGTTTTGGTGCCCGCCTGAAACTTCTCCATTTCAAAAACGCCCATCGGTCCGTTCCATAAAATGGTTTTCGATTCCTTCACCACCCGCGAAAATACTTCCGCGGCCTGCGGCCCGATGTCGAGTCCCATCCAGCCTTCCGGAATGCCGGTATTATTGGCTATGGAAGTATTGGCGTTGGCGTCAAACTTATCGGCCACAATACTATCGATGGGCAGGTGAAGCTCAACACCCATTCCCTTTGCTTTCTGGATCAGGTCTTTGGCGAGGTCAAGTTTATCGGCTTCCACCAGCGAGTTGCCGATGTTGCCGCCCATGGCTTTGAAAAACGTATAGGCCATGCCACCCCCGATAATCAGGTGATCGACCTGTTTGAGCAAACGCTCAATGATTAAAATCTTATCGGAGATTTTGGCACCACCCATGATGGCCGTAAAGGGCTTCTCCGCCTTTTCCATTACGCGTTTGGCATTATCGAGTTCGGCAGCCATTACCAGGCCGGCACATTTCTTATCAAAGAATTGCGCCACAATGGTGGTGGAGGCGTGTGCGCGGTGCGCGGTACCGAAGGCATCGTTTACGTAGATGTCGCCATGCTTGCTGAGTTTTTCGGCAAACTCAAGGTCGCCTTTTTCTTCTTGCTTGTAGAAGCGCAGGTTCTCCAGCACCAGCACCTCACCGCCTTGTAAGGCAGCTGAAAGCTGATACGCCTCTGCGCCAATGCAATTACCGGCAAACTTTACCGGCTTGCCCAACAGGGCTTCCAGTGTTTTTAAAGTATGCTTCAATGAATATTTTTCTTCGGGCCCTTCTTTTGGCCGGCCTAAGTGCGACATCAACACGCAACTGCCGCCATCGTTCAGAATTTTTTTGAGGGTAGGAATGGTGGAGCGGATGCGGTTGTCATCCGTTACGTTAAAACTTTTATCGAGCGGCACGTTGAAGTCAACACGAATGAGCGCACGCTTTCCGGAAAAATTGATGTCGTTGATGGTTTTCATGAGCGATATAAATTAGTATAATTTTAGATTCTTTAATTAAGTAATGCAGTAAGCATCTTGATATAGCCTTCTGATGTATCGGGTTTTCTTGCTTTATCATCGACTATGGTTCCATTTTTATCAATGATGAAGTATCGGGGAAATGAATTGATCTCGAACTTTTTATTAATTGGATTTCGGTTGATGGGCCAGTTGTCTTTGGCGAAAAGATGATAACCGCCCAGGTTTTCGCGTTCAATAATTTTCGACCAGGTCGGTTTGGTGGAGGCTTTATCCGTACAGATGTACAGGAATACCACAGGTTCAGTTTTCAGGCTGTCATGTAACAGGTTGGAGTGGGTAAAATTGGCAATGCAAGGCCCACACCAGGTGGTCCAAAAATCAACCAGAATGACCTTACCGCGGTGTTCCTGAATAAAGTTTTCAAACACCTCCATCGTGTTTTCACCTTCCAGTATGATTTGCTCCCTTTTTTCGGCCTTTCTGGCTTTTTCCCTTAGTGCTGCGCTCTGATTTTTTAGTTGATCAATGAGTTCAATTAATAATGCATTTTTAACAAGAGATCTATAGTAGTTCTTCAATTCCATTGGCAGACCAGAGAGAGCATACTTGGTAAAACATATCTCTGCTGAAAGGCTATCAACGTAGGAATAGATATTCTCTACAAAAACATCTTTTTTAAATGGACTAAGTTTGCCGGAGTTATTCAAGGCTGCACTAAAAGCTATGACTGAACTTAGGTAGTCAGGTAAAGTTAAATTTGATGAATGAAATGTGTGGTCTCCTTTTTTAATAAACCTATTTGACTCTCTGGCTATCTTCTTGTAATTGGAATCATCAATGGAATAAAAGTTACGCAAATTGAGGTGAAGATATTTGTAATACA contains these protein-coding regions:
- a CDS encoding sigma-70 family RNA polymerase sigma factor, which codes for MTDPEFELIDRILAGNQAVYAELVDRHKSYAFTIAYKILENRSEAEEAAQDAFIKAYHHLKNFKRDAKFSTWLYRIVFNTAVSYKRKHKVKFQDIETTVVEYGQEAEGILERSDKKKYIQQAMNKLNEADKLAISLFYLEEFSLEEIAEITGMQANTVKVRVHRARQRLAEELTLLLKKEALTL
- a CDS encoding DASS family sodium-coupled anion symporter, whose translation is MSTTKRIGFFLGPLLFVALYFFFPENLISPQAPEVLALASLMLTWWITEAVPLPVTAFLPLVGFPLLNVMKIDQSALPYAHPVIFLFMGGFMIALALEKHKLHERIALKLIRFTGTSGNGIILGFMLAAALLSMWISNTATAMMMLPIAVSVVHLLLNDVKTFEDISNKGERNFATGLLLSIGYASSLGGMATIVGTPPNVVFKGLLEDFFDLKISFAEWMVIGVPVAALLILANYLLVTKIIFPNNLKKVEGSEALIANRLAKLGPIKKSEKLVLVIFTITAFFWMFQQPINEWLNIKLLNDTTIGMCGGLLMFMVPVNFSQGKFILTWSDTEKLAWGILFLFGGGLCLAEGLDEAGIINAVGQWIAGQNEFTIWFSLILIVIAVLLSELMSNVALVNVFVPVVFGIAAVMDVNPILMGLPVTLGASIALMFPIATPPNAIVFSSGYIRIQDMVKAGALLNIISIIIIWLFSITLVQWMFG
- a CDS encoding RNA-binding protein; this translates as MNIFVAKLNFKTRQEDLQSAFAQYGEVSSVKIVKDRETGRSKGYGFVEMPNDVEAQAAIDGLNEKELDGRVIVVKPANPKGERS
- a CDS encoding phosphoglycerate kinase, producing MKTINDINFSGKRALIRVDFNVPLDKSFNVTDDNRIRSTIPTLKKILNDGGSCVLMSHLGRPKEGPEEKYSLKHTLKTLEALLGKPVKFAGNCIGAEAYQLSAALQGGEVLVLENLRFYKQEEKGDLEFAEKLSKHGDIYVNDAFGTAHRAHASTTIVAQFFDKKCAGLVMAAELDNAKRVMEKAEKPFTAIMGGAKISDKILIIERLLKQVDHLIIGGGMAYTFFKAMGGNIGNSLVEADKLDLAKDLIQKAKGMGVELHLPIDSIVADKFDANANTSIANNTGIPEGWMGLDIGPQAAEVFSRVVKESKTILWNGPMGVFEMEKFQAGTKTIAEAVVTATKKGAFSLIGGGDSAAAVSKFNVADQVSYVSTGGGALLEYFEGKILPGVKALE
- a CDS encoding TlpA disulfide reductase family protein — translated: MLKGITLGLLLLSFICKGKSVVTFQLETDKPVQFYVSLVYTKKEIPAVWTEKTATLHISEPLPALFYVSLEGKAHPIFIKQTDSLQFVIRSTGKLELLETNTDDIVVFEQLNTLHPWLIQNTKDIPETMNLDSAYTQAQESFHNLMKKILVSKEYFQFEEDRLYYKYLHLNLRNFYSIDDSNYKKIARESNRFIKKGDHTFHSSNLTLPDYLSSVIAFSAALNNSGKLSPFKKDVFVENIYSYVDSLSAEICFTKYALSGLPMELKNYYRSLVKNALLIELIDQLKNQSAALREKARKAEKREQIILEGENTMEVFENFIQEHRGKVILVDFWTTWCGPCIANFTHSNLLHDSLKTEPVVFLYICTDKASTKPTWSKIIERENLGGYHLFAKDNWPINRNPINKKFEINSFPRYFIIDKNGTIVDDKARKPDTSEGYIKMLTALLN